From one Coffea eugenioides isolate CCC68of chromosome 11, Ceug_1.0, whole genome shotgun sequence genomic stretch:
- the LOC113753607 gene encoding uncharacterized protein LOC113753607 yields the protein MKHGTAKTEERAKVLEKEAMKVGLKTKEELKPWEQHSAVITIPRFDYNAPSSLLSLSHSGFLVTCPITKKRRTSVSTEEELGNSLERKDAANDFGEPVAVWLLYLLVLSKFCTMACPAWHGYIFHGNIECCDRLD from the exons ATGAAACATGGGACAGCAAAAACAgaagaaagagcaaaagtaTTGGAAAAAGAAGCAATGAAAGTGGGACTGAAAACCAAGGAGGAGCTGAAGCCCTGGGAGCAACACTCTGCTGTCATCACCATTCCTCGTTTTGACTACAACGCCCCTTCTTCTCTCCTCAGTCTTTCCCACTCCGGATTCCTCGTCACCTGTCCCATCA CTAAGAAGAGGAGAACATCTGTAAGTACAGAGGAGGAACTTGGCAACAGTTTGGAGAGGAAAGATGCAGCCAATGACTTTGGAGAACCTG TGGCTGTTTGGCTTCTTTACCTTTTGGTTCTGAGCAAATTTTGCACCATGGCATGTCCTGCTTGGCATGGTTATATTTTTCATGGCAATATTGAGTGCTGTGACCGGCTTGATTGA